A window of Natator depressus isolate rNatDep1 chromosome 3, rNatDep2.hap1, whole genome shotgun sequence genomic DNA:
GGTCTCTCATCCATggatttttttcacatcccttgTGAACAACAAGTGCAAAAATTTCTGCTCCACGGGGGGTTGTAGTCCAGGCTCTCTGGGCGATGTGTTTCTCAGACAGTGGTTGGGAGCCTTGCAATACCCCTTTATCCCCGATTCCCCTTTTACTCAGACATTGAGGGAAATCAGACAACATAAAGCACAAGTCATGCACCAGGTTGGCCAACAGTTCTAAAGTACTCTACACTTCTGCAACTATCTGCCTGATCTCCCCTCTGCATTCTCCTGATACCTTAACTATTAACCCAGGACAAAGGACAGACCCAGCCACGCTTCACCTGAAAACATGGTATTTGTATGGCTGTTGGGGTGGTTCAGCTGATGTCCAGGCTATCGTAAGCAGCAGTAGAAAGGACTCTACCAGGAAGTGTTACAAagcaaaatggaaatatttttgttttggtgtAACTGACAGGGAATTCCTCCTTCACAGGCAAAGATTCTGAATGTATTGGACTCCTTTTGTCCTTAAATCCTCAGGGCTGTCTTTTAGCTCACTTAGAGTACACCTTTTGGTCATCAGTGCATTTCATCTGCTGGTAGACACTTACTCTATAttttcccactctgtcacagtctGCTTCCTGGTGAGTATGATTTGAGACTTCCCTCCAGTGGCAAAACCAGTACCAACCTGGGACTTGAACTTTGTGTTCTCAACCATTACTAAGTCACCATTTGAGCCCTTGGGATCATGCTCTTTACTAGATCTGTCTGTGAAGGGGACATTTTTGATCATTATCGTGTCAGCCAGAAGACTTGGAGCTAGAAGTGCTCATGGCTGACCCTCCAATTTTGTACAGTTTTCCACAAGGGCCAGGCATCTGTGAGACTACATGCTAAGTTTGTCCCTGAGGTGGTGGTGCATCAACCAAAGTATCCATCGATCTGCGTTTTAGCCTAAACCTCTTTCTAGCTAGGAAGAGGTGGCATGGCACTCACTGGCAACATAGGGCTCTTGCCTTTTTCCTGCAAAGAACAAAGTCCTTTCAAAAGTCTCCTAGACTTTGTCACATTTTCAGAATGTCTGAAAGGAGAGGCCATCTCCTCTCACAGGCTGTCAAAGTAGATCTTGGGATGCATCCTACTCTGAGATGAACAATTTCTCCCTTAAGGATAGCATATGAACATACCCAGCTTGAGTTTAGGCATCATTGGTAGCGTCACATAGCAATGTCCCTATTACTGACATCTGCAGAGTTCTCTGCACTATGCGCTGGTGCAAGCAGCTGCTTCTAATATTTCTCTAGGCAGGGCAGTTCTGCAATCTGTTGTGCCATAGGATTCCAGGCACCCACctccttaaagagacagtgcttgTGAATCACCTGAAGTGCACTACATATAGGGACAATCAGTCGAAGAAGGATGCATTAATCTTAatttgagttctttgagatgggttGTTCCTGTGTAGTGCATTACCCACCTTTCCTCCCCCCTGTTTAGTCAGTAGAGAGGGAACTATAATGGTAGTGGTTTATTCCCCTTTATTCCCTTGGTGTGGAGCATGAAGAGTGTGGGGGCAGATATGTGGAACAGATGGACACTGCTAGGGAAAAATCTCCAGTTCTGGGCACATGGAGGGCATGCAAAACCTGAATGCGCTATGTGCAGGGACAACACATTTCAAAAAACTTATGGATTACTTACCTTGTAGTAACTTCCTTTTAAATAGTAGTTCTGCAGAAAGCATTTACAAGGGTAAAACTGCTACGATGGAAAATACAGTTATTTAGTTATTACATTTAAGAATTCATTCTGTTAATGCAGGTACAATGAAAGAATCTGGTGAGAAACATGAGGGATTTGTTGAAATTCCTAACCTGTCAGAAGAAAATGAGGTGGATGATACAGAGGTAGGTAATAAATACTAACATAGCTGTATAGGGCaggaatttttaaagaaaattaataaCTTTGGCTGCCATTAAATTTCCTGTTAACTGAATAATAGTTaccaaagagttttaaaaaaagaaaagcgtAATTAGTGAAtacctgggagaacaacatgactTAGCTAGgggctcacttcatcgaatgcgtccgatgaagtgagctgtagctcatgaaagcttatgctcaaataaatttgttagtctctaaggtgccacaaatactcctttttgcgaatacagactaacacggctcctactctgaaacatgacttAGCTAGTCTGTCTTTAGTGATCTAAAGATAAAAGATGTCAAGAACCAAAAACATTAATGGCTCACTTCTGTCCTCCGATACGTAAATACATATGTTCCAAAGTTAGCTACTAAGCATGCACAGTATCAGACTTTAAAAGATGCAGCTCATGGTAATACAGAGCCACATGTTTGAGATAAGAATTGAGCCCTATGTTTGCTTCACTGTTTGTCATTTTTTAATCTTAAGGCCTCTACTTTGGTGCTAGCCTAATGATATAGTTGATACTGTGGTCTCTAAAGAACTCCTGCATAGGGGGAGAAACCTATCTAAACTTCAGCTAGTTTTTGATTTATTATGGAGACAAAATTGCTTGTGTTtccttttagaaaaagaaaaagtatccAGTTTTAGCTTAAAGGCATGATAAAGTAGGAAAGTTTGCACTTGAAATATCTATTCTGCACCTGTCCTCTGAATAAACCAACACTGTTGTTCCCCAAAAATCAAATTGTACAAAGCATCTCTTagatttttatgtttgtttacaGATAAGTGTAAGCAAAAAGAAAGGAGATGGAGATGTGCTAAAGGATCTTATGAGAACAGAAGGAACTTCAAAAGTCAGGGAGGCTCTCAGACATTATCTGAAAGTTCTTAAAACAGGTACATTAACATAATTTCTGTGACTATATGGGCCAATTATGTGCAATCTCCCTGCTTGAATAGATTGATCCATTTTCATCTGAGTTGGTAGAAACTGTTTTCATATCActttaagaacaaaacaaaaccccaatgCCTTCATTTTAATGCAGTATTATAATTAAGGTTTTAATTTCACCAAAGTCAGGATATTCAAAGTTGTTTATTTTGGAGTAAAGCCCGGGAGGCACTAATCGGGACCAGACGCATATTGTCATAAGCGCTATACAAACATATGAGGAGATACAGTCCCTGCCTTAAAGATCTTACAAATTAATTGGCTGAGCAAAGCAAGGCCATACACTTAACTCAATGGCATTTCTCTGTATCTGTAATGCGGTAACTTCTGAAAACAGtatccaatcaattccaaaatttcagggaatgttctaggcgtAAGTGGACAGAACTCTATTaattttggtgaaaaatcaaaaactgaaaaagcCTGAATTTAGTGGAAATCAGGCTATTCTCATTTTCAGATCTTTACCAAAATAAATATGGCTCtgagcagagggggaagggctTGGTTGTAGTGGGGGCGAGGGGTGTAGTTGGGTGTACAGGTTGGCCTCATGTTAGACGGTATTTTTTACTTCCTCTGTTTACAGAGTTTACTCTGGGAATGATCCTACCAACCAAAACTTCAGCTGGTCCGGAACTAgcggttaaaaaaaaattgagtgagAATAACATGCAGGTATGCTGGCATTAGGAGTTACCATGTAAGTTTCACTGGGAAAGATGGATGCTATTGGCCCCAAACTCTGCCATCATAGGAGGAATAGAGAATTTAAGATTTATCCCGTGACTAACAGCAGATGTACATAGTGCTATAATGTGGAGCATTCATCTGTAACAGTAAGTGTTTGGTGCACTTTTAAAATCACCTTTGGGATGGAGGCCAGTAAATTCACCAACATGAATGCTATAACCAGTCTGTGTAGTGCTCAGGTAACGTGGAAATAGAATAATTGCTGGGCCACAGAATTTTCAGACAGTGAAAGAGAGATCAAAGGTGTCCTGTTCTTCACTTCCAGTGTTCTGTCAGTAACAATGACAGCTTCAAGAGGGAGAGGCTGAAATTTGTCTGCTTCCCTCATTTCCTCAGTCATTATTAATTCATTCCACATTCTGTTGCCTGTCACCAAAAGCATGTTAGGGTTGCCAGAGATTTTTCTAGTGCCTGACTGTGGTGCTCACTTAATCTAATCCTAATATAGAATAGTATGTTATCATATAattaatgcatatgcacaagggaggaGGCTTAATATTGCTTGGGCAGCCTTAaacctggcatttcctaacttttgagtggttGACTTTGCAAACTTGATGATGTTTTTCTAGTATAGAGTTTTGGTGtggaatatatatgtattttctaTTCATATACAATGGCACTTTATCCTGAGTTTGCTTTACAGGATTCTGTTTTACCAGTTTCTTTGGATACAGTTGGTGTAAAAATTCCAACAGTAAAGATACTTCTGAAAGAGATGTTTGACTCTCCGGTAGAGGAGCTTTATAGCATCTTCATAACTAAGGAGGTAAGAAGCCTTTTTATAGCAAAGGACCACACGTTCTTAGTGATGTAATGGCAGGGATTGGTGCTCCAGAAAggagaaaagttattttatttgaAGAGTTTAATTATAATCAGTAATGAAAAATATTATatgtagggccttaccaaattcacggccatgaaaaatgtgtcatagaccgtgaaatctggtctcctcccatgaaatctggtctcgtgtgtgcttttactctatactgtacaaatttcacaggggagaccagcgtttctcaaattcagggtcctgacccaaaagggagttgcagaggggtggtggtattgccaccctgaaggcagtgcagaagtaagagctgggcggctggagagcagcagctgttggccaggtgcccagctctgaatgcagtaccccgccagcagcagcacagaagcaagggtggcaataccataccatgccactcttccttctgtgctgccaccttcagaactgggtggcaggagagtggtggctgctgattgaggtcccagctctgcaggcagcagctctgccttcaaagctgggatCCTGGCCAGCGGCCTCCGCTCtccaactgcccagctctgaaggcagcaccgctgccagcagcagtgcagaagtaagggtagcagtactgcaaccccccccaacccccaaataattttgcaaaacacaccctcccccccactaccccacccacacacacactccttttgggggtcaggacccttacaattacaacaccgtgaaatttctgatttaaatagctgaaatcatgaaatttattattttttaaatcctattgaCCGTAAAATTGACCAAAACGGACCTTGAACTTGGTAGGGCCTTAATTTTATGTAACTTTCATAGTGCAACTAACACATTCCCACTTGTACAACAAAAGTGGGAAATCTAGTCAGACAGGGACTGAAATACCATCAGCTACTTATTTCTAGTAACTTCAGCTATAGTACCATAATGCAAGGTGTAAGGTGGTCTTGGGTCTCTCCCTGTCTGTCAGGGAGGGAGACCACGCCCCTTGCTACAATGCCTCTGGAGCGACTCAGTTCAGGGCGAAATTAGCAAACAGTTAATAGGCCCAAACCTGCAGTCCAGGCTGGGCAGCAGTTGAGTCTGTGAGCCACAGCCAACAAATaagggctctggcctgcagtcaggcagagcaACTATGAGTCTATAGGCCTGGGGGCCTCAGTCAGGGCAGTGCCACAAACAGTTAATGGCTCTGGCTTGCagtcaggcagagcagcagtgagTCTGTACTAGGACCAGAGCCCTCAGTCAGGGCAGGGCGGCAAACAGTTAACAGCTCTGGCCTGCAGTCCGGCAGAGCAACACAGCAGTGTAGGCGGATCAGCTCTTTGGCGGGGCCGACAGCAAAACTGTCTGGCATCCTAGCTCGGGTGGGCGACAGACCGACGCAGGCCTCTTGCCAGGGGCGGGGTGGCAGGGGGATGCAGGCCCACAcaactccactgcgtcccagccaaGGGCCCTAACCGTGGTGGAgtggtccaccactgggtcagcgggtAAATCCGGccacaacacgctggccggcttacAGTCAGTAACACAGCCAAACCCTATTCggcttccctgggctccttcctacactccCATTTGAGAGGTACCTGGGTTCCGGGGTCCTTGTTTGTCTCACTGGGGTAAACAGCTAGTGGCAGCCCTAACAGCTCCTTGGTGTCCCTGGtgtctggcagctccggcagtcCCTCCAGGTCTCTGCCACTGTAGCGGTCTCCATGGGGTCTGAGCTCCAGCAGCGGGGGAGATACATCCTGCTCCTCCGGCAGCTCTCCTCCAACTGAGTTGGAGGGTCTGCCTTTTATATTTCTcgttcctgtcccgcccctctgcttccgcgGTGATCGTAGGCGTCCTGGGTGCAGGTCTCCCGGGGCCCCTGTCTGTCAGGGagggagaccatgccccctcgcGACAAGGGTTCCACTTGTAATTCTAACTAGCACCATTTGTTCTATTAGTGCTGTTGTTACCTTTTGAAGGTAAAGAACTATCATAGTGTGTAAAGTGGAGAGCAAAATGGAGATATTTAGTTTATCGGTGTGTGTTTATTTCATTGAGCTCTGTGTATTGCTGTGAAACTGGCTAGCTAGCCTTGTCCAAAGGAAGGGTCTGCTAATTTTGCTGGTCCTGTCAGCAGGCTTTTGATGCCATTGCCCGTGAGGAATTGATAACTTACTTTCAGATCTTTCCAAAGTAGACAGACTGGCCCCTTTggtagttttgtttattttctttctgaGCATCCCTGGAAGGTGGTGCTGGGCCATTGTTTATCAACCCACAACAGCTCCAGTAATAGAGATTGGGAAGTCTTACGCTTCATGTCATTAGTATGCAAGCGAAATGCAGCTCTGTCTCCTTTGCACTCAGcttagaataataataaatactcagTAATAATAAATACGTTATGTAAGCACTTGTAatccaaagagctttacaaatgttaagcattcttatccccattttacagatggattcCATTAGCTAGTATGTGTATGGATATGATTACATCTACCTCTCTTGCATCCTAAACTTGCTATATTAGTGCTTCTCCACAGTAAACCTTGCATCAGTGTCCTCCTAAGAAGCCCTAGAATATATCAGAAGATTTTAGACTGGAATGCTAATACTTCCAAAAATCGTAATTCTCAGGAGGATCAGGGATTAATGTCAGTCTTCTGATATGGGATAGAGAATATAACATCTCATGACTTTCCGACTAATTCTGCTCCATGTGTCCAGACTGCTGCTTCCATCTCATCAGGGCAGAAGGAGGATCAGTCTGCCTGTTTCCTAATCCAAATATAGCTGCAGCCACTTCACTTCACTTGCTTTGAACTCTCTACCTCTGTTTTACCTAATGGTCCCTTCCACATACCCTCACTGGTTGCTCCTTTTACCTACCAAGCGTGTTTCTCAGAACTCGgtaatgtgacaaagttcctcctctgccttgttgggtcctgtgcttattggcggatttgctcgcctcagtttggccacttttgctagtggctcaaacctgctgttcactcagctaacctcatcactggccagcatggggaaaaggaaggagaacagtcCCCacagagatagctcagtggtttgagcattggcctgttaaacccagggttgtgagctcaatccttaaGGGGCcaatttgggatctggggcaaaaattggggagtggtcctgctttgagcaggaggttggactagataacctcctgagatcccttccaaccctgatattctatgatccacctagtgggttgggggacaggccagggaccttcccctctggtgggacccacagtccaggtcaactcctcttatatccaatggggggaacccaggcccgccctctactccgggttccagcccagtgcccaacagctgtctacagtgtttcgtgcgacagctacaactctctgggctacttccccatggcctcctcaccacaggaccgtcttcctgatgccagatagcatttgtactcctcagtcctccagcagtatacctctcactgactgaagtgaggtcctttttaaaccaggtgccctgattttAGCTTGcttgtcttaattgattctagcagcttcttaattggctccaggtgtcctaattagcctgcctgccttaattggttccagcaagttcctgattgttctggaactacccattaccttacccaggaaaaagggatctgcttaatctggggctaatatatctgccttctgtcactctcctgtagccatctggtctgaccctgtcacagtaacTTAATCATATTATGATTTTTCTTAGTGAAGTCAGTGATATATTGATTTGACTAGAGCACTTTTTAAAGTTCAAACGCATAAAATTGCTTTTAGAGAGCCATGCATTAATCACAGAACCATTGGCATTAGGAGTCTCCAGTACCCTTTTAGTTCATCCCAGTATCCTGGAAGAATGCGTTATATATCACTAAGCTATCCAGAAATCGTAGAAGTTATGTGTTGTTGAATAGCTGATTAAATTCTTACACTATgcatgtttgctttttgtttcccTAGTTGGTGCAGAAATTTTCTAAAAGTTGTGCTGTGATCCAAGCTAAAAGAGGAGGGAAACTTCAAATGTTTGATGGTTGTATTACTGGTGAATATATAGAACTGGTAAGTTGAAACCTTGAAGTTTAAAATCAGATGCCATGTTCTGCCCTTTTGGAGTCTCACACTGGTGATGTTTGGGTCCAGAAGGTTCTTAATTTGCTACTCCACAGGGGAGAATACACTGTAAAATGTAACCTTGCTTTAGTTTCTCTAATGCAGATTTAgttcataaaaaacaaaatatgaccATGCAGAAGATTCctgactttctccttttctgGCCCAGATTATCTATCATGTAGGAAAACCTTCACTTGGAACCTGGGAAGAGGAAAACTGTGTATGATTGCCTTACAGAGTTTTTCTACCACTGTTTCTTTTAATAGAAGAGTTTGGGATTGAGTTTACAGATTAGCGGTAGTACCACTTACCAAACATGTGGATCTCTGGAGAAGCAGATCCCATTCTCTTCAGAGCCAGAAGCTATACTGTCCCTGGCTACGCTCCCCTAGAGCTACATAGGGGCAGCTGAGGAAGGTAATCTAGTGTAGACCTGTATTAACTCCCCCTGGATTTCCACACAAAACGAAGCAAAGAGTAGTGCCATGGAGAGCTCTGCTTTGATTAGGGAGCATGTCCCTGTTACACTTCTTCTCTTGTCAGAGATCAGTGGTATCACCATTCTGAATGTCAAAAGTTGTTTCTTAAACGAAAAAACGACCTAGGGAAAATGCTCTGTCCGGAAGCCCTTTAACTTACCATTCAGCTGTGTGTCAATTCTAGCTTCGAATCCCTTAATTACTTAAATCAAATCCTGAGTAGTTTAAGATAGTAAACATTTTTTTGGAATTAAAATTACTGCAGATTCTAAGGATTTAGTTCTAGGTATTTCATCTTTTAGGCATGCCTCAGATTTCCTAAAGCTCAAGATCCCCTTTCCCCCAAATGGACTGAGAGTGCAGTGGCTCCAGTTATAATAAAGATATTGAAACTTGGGAACACACCGATGAAATAATTCATTTGATAGTGCCAGTGACTGGCTATAAAAAGATACTCCACACATTTCCAGCTGTAACAATTAAAGAAACTCTTTAGGCAACATCCCCGGTCAACAATCAAACAACTGGCAAGTTCCACATCATAGAGAAATAGTTACAGTGGTTATGTTAAGCACAAATGGAACTGAACCTACTTGGACTCTAGGGGAAGTTGTGAATAAAAAAATACCCCTATTTGTAAACCTCCTTGAAGGATGAGCAAACTCCCTGAATAGGAGAATGCACCACTACTCTAAACCAACTGCTGTCAAATCTGTCTTCCGGATTAAGCCTCTGCCAGTTTGCTTTCAGTTCCCTATTTCAGCCAGTTGCTGAGAATGCTGAGACTCCATACAGTCTAGAACTGATGGAAAGGAGCTCTAGAGCTGTGTGTCATCTTACGCATAGTACCACAGCCCAAACCATCTGTCTCTTCCAGTGGCCTCAAATGTACATTGAGCAAGATGGGGGATCAGTTACCCTCCACTTTTTTTCTGTGATTTCTCAGAGGAAAATACAGAACCACTGCAGTAATCCCAGTCACCCATGCTAAGGTCCATATTATCAATGGCTGCTGATTAGAGCTATGGCTATAAGCATGAACAACTGACCTTTGTCCATTGCTAGGAGAAAGTAGGGAATTGTGTGCCCAGTTATGAGTGTCACGATTAGAGCTGGAtaaaagctgggattttcaagtaAAGTGTGTTCCCTCACATTTACTGTTTGTCCAACTTTTGCCAGGTGGAAAAGTCAGAAATTCAAGGGAGAAGGCCAcaaaattttatttcagaattttggaaaacaaactttttcaaagaaaaaacttAATTTGATAAAAACCCCATTTTATGATGGAAAAAGCTTTCTCATTGGAAAATTCTTGGCCAGTGCCAGCTAGGATCCTCTTGGAATGAGATGTGGCAGGCCCTCAGATGAAATTCTTGAAAAAAGGCAGGGGGGGGACTATTAGTTTTGTCATGATTTTTATATATCTGTATCTGTCTTACAGTTACCCAGCCAAAGGATTGTCATGAAATGGAGATGCAGGGACTGGCCTCATGGTATGTCTTTTCTCTAACCCCATAGTATTTACAGGTTGGATTTTCTTAGGGGCCTAATCCCAGTTTAAATTGTGGCTAAAGTTTGAGAAAGCACAATGTAATGCCTGCTGTTAGACCCACTGAGGTAAGGAGTTTGTTCTGTCTTTGTTCTTGTAAGTACATAAATGTACTTAATACAACAGCTGAGTTCATGAGATTGAATTTTATTTAGTAGTATAGTAAAGCAAACTTTCATTAATCAGGTGTTAAAACAAAGGTTATTAATAAACATATTACTGACTATTGTACCGTCTCTTCTTCCAGAACATTATGCAACAGTTGCTTTGAATTTCAAGGATCGGGCAACTCAAACTGAGTTACAGGTAGAGTGCAAAGGAGTCCCTGTCTGTAATGAAGACAGTACAAGACAGTGTTGGCAGAAGCAGCATTTTGAAGAAATACATGTTTTACTGCAACAGACCAAAGTAAATGCTGAATGATGATAGCACTGTAGTTAGTTTTATTAGCGcattacttttttttatatatatatattgtctcccttcccccccccctttttttttaagaaaatttatttatttacaggggATGAATAAAGATCCACATCTGTGATACTGTATATAATTTAAGTACTATGTATGGATCTTCAGTGAATGAAATGGCCTCTTCCATAAGTGAGATTATGTATTTAGACACCTTCAGTTTGAGACGTGATCACTGTTTTATCTATAACTTAAATTTGGGAAATGTGAGTGTGACTCAGATGCTATAGACTTCATGGTATTACATCATACTGGCAAGGCCATTTAGTAGAGACTAACTTGGGCCTG
This region includes:
- the LOC141984213 gene encoding activator of 90 kDa heat shock protein ATPase homolog 2-like, with product MAKWGQGDPRWIVEERADATNVNNWHWTERDATGWSKTQLEQLLVGIAVGSEAGSCEISDLKQMEGEASCNSRKGKLIFFYEWNITLSWKGTMKESGEKHEGFVEIPNLSEENEVDDTEISVSKKKGDGDVLKDLMRTEGTSKVREALRHYLKVLKTEFTLGMILPTKTSAGPELAVKKKLSENNMQDSVLPVSLDTVGVKIPTVKILLKEMFDSPVEELYSIFITKELVQKFSKSCAVIQAKRGGKLQMFDGCITGEYIELLPSQRIVMKWRCRDWPHEHYATVALNFKDRATQTELQVECKGVPVCNEDSTRQCWQKQHFEEIHVLLQQTKVNAE